The genomic stretch GTgtcctgcagcccctccagcaacTCTGTaaaggagcagcagagtcatCACAAACACAAATCCTTGCGGGTTGCTTCCGACCATGAATACCACCGGGTGGACAAGCTCGCCAAGGGAGCCACCTCTACTAGCAAAGCATCACCAAACCAGAAGGTCACTCCTGATGAGCAAAGAGACTTAAATAACGTGGTCTCTATTCCCAGGGAGAAAAACCCTGGGATTTTCAGCAAGAATAACAGTGTAAGCCCCAGCTCTGTGAATGTAAAACCCCATGCATTGCTCCCAACAGAGACTCAAGAAGCTGCTGAGGTAAACAAGCACTGCTTCATCTCCGCCGAGCACTCCTACGCCTCACAGATGCCTGAACACTCCAAGAAACACTTGTATCACGGAGGTGCCCCCTACCCTGGCCTAGTACCCTTCAGAAATGGAACCGGGAACCCCCAGTCAGGAGTTCTGATTGGGAAAGTCCTGCCTTTCCGCCACCAGCAGAACAGCACCCAGCTGCAGCGGGCCTTCCAGGCCTTGGCCATGAGGCACAGGAACAGCCTGATCTCCCCCAGGCAGAAGGAGGATTTCACCAAGTCCCACACGGTGAACATCCATGGCAAGTCCATGAAGGTGACGTGCCACTGGGAGGCAGAGTATCTCTTCAATCTGGACAGCAGGTACACCAACGATGCCCTGGAGAGAACCGTCATCCGCGCCCTGCACGGGTAAGTCAGGCTGGAAGGCTGCTTGTCTCTTGCTGGATATCTGAGGTGCTTTTGGAAGgggctttgctctttttcagtttgctttgcaTGATAATTGCCTTTTTCCCCATGTTCAGATGCCCAGTTTTACTGTGTTAAAGCCAGTGTGTCTTCCATgcagaggacttgggggtgttggttgatgagaagctcaacatgagccagcaacatgcgctggcagcccagaaaggccccgtgtgctgggctgcacacAGAGCAAggggggcacagggcgagggggggattctccccctctgctccgctctgggagacccccctgcagggctgggtccagctctggggcaccaacagcagaaggacgcggacctgctccagcggggccagaggagccacggagatgctgggggggctggagcccccctgtgaggacaggctgggagagttggggggttcagctggaggagagaaggctccggggagaccttagagcgaccccccagggctgaaaggggctgcgggaaaggggggagggactcgtcatcagggtgtgtaaggataggatgagggggaacagttttaaactgagagggtagattcagattagatctaaggcagaagtttttccctgtgaggggggtgaggccctggcacaggctgcccagagaagctgtggctgccccctccctggcagggttcaaggccaggttggacggggctttgggcaacctgggctggtggaaggtggccctggcgTCTTCCCCCATGGCAGGGAGAAAtaggactagatggtctttaaaggtccctcccaacccaacccattctatgattcccGTGGCTCTGCAGCTAGAATTGGTACCTAGAGCCATGAACCAACATCCTCCTTggctgtttctggtttttttcagcaaGCTGGAAATCACATCAAGTGATCTGTGCCTGCAGCTGGGCATTtgcagctgctctgcctggggcTCAGCACCATGGGGGACCAGGAGCTGAGTTACCTTGTGCTAGTCAACTGGAGGGAGGATGAAGATGTTTCAGGCTGTGTTTGCTTTCCCTTCCAGGCCCTGGGACACTGATCTGCCCCATGACATGAAAGATGTGAAGCTGATACTTCATATGTGGATGGCTCTCTTCTACAGCCAACCCAGCAAACTCCTGAGCAACACGAGGAAGGTGGTGAAGCACAGCAACCCCGAGAAGTATGTCTCAATACACAGCACTGGGGACTTTCTTGAGCTGAGTGATGATGGTGaggaatggtttgagttggagaCGTGCCCTGCAGACTCTCGGTCAGACCCTGACCAGACTCCCAGCAGCTCTCTGGATAGCAGCACACATTGCCAGGGAGTTTTCCACCCAGAGGAGAGCCCTGCAGACTCTCAGACTGACACTGATGGGAGTGCTGGTGTTGTTGATAGCACTGTATCATCCTCTTCAGGGGAACTGtcctgtggggaggaggagcCTTCCTCCACAAGCTGTTGTGAGAGCCTTTCCCTTGCTGATGAGAGCCTGGCTGTGAAAGACAAGCAGCTGGCAGTCGTTCCTGCGGATTGTGTGTGTGATGTCTTGACCATCACTGCGGTAAGAGCTTGGGGTTTGGGGGATAAGGGTCTACAACACTTTGCACTTATAGGAGTAGGATATTTTGAGAGAAACGGAGCAAATGTCCTTGTGGACTCTCTCTCAGTGGGGTTCCCCAAAGCAGGACAGAGGAATGTCCCCCAGAATTTAGCTGCCCCAAGTGACTGCCACACAGATGTGCTCAGAGTCACCataaaaaagcagctttcaggCCTCAGTCTGGATTTGGATATCCTCTTGGACTGAGCTGGAATCCCCAGGTTCTAGCTCAAGCCCTGTCCAGAGGATCAGGGTCTCTACTTGTGTGCTCTCCAAGGGGGAGGAATCCCAGAGAACTGAGCAATTAAAGTCTGGAGCTCGGTGTGTCTTCCTGGTTTCAGCTGCAAGCTGTGTGAGCTCACATTAGGTCTCAGAGCTGCGCTTAACTGAGGGAAGAGAGGAGCCACAAACACCCCAGACTGGGACTCAAaagcctgcctgtctcctgtgGGAAGCTGCCTTTGCCTGCCCACAGTTGCGGCAGCCCAGACCTGTTGGGGGACACGGTGCAGCCTTTCCTCCACTCGTTTGGGAGAGCTGAGGTTTGCTGGCTTGGAGATATCCTCCCCACAGATAGCAGTGCCGTGATTTTGCAACATTTTCCTCAGCCTTCTGGTGAAGTCAGTTAATATTCCATTCTGGGTAgggtttttaaaattcatttttacagtTTCTATGGTCTGCAGATGGTCAGGAGCAGGAGTACCTGGCTAAATACAAAACATGGGTGTCTGCTGACATTTTTCAAGCCTGAATTCTTGAACTAAAATAATTCAAACTTCCTCTCTGAACAAACAGGCAGCTACCATAGGGCTGCAACTGttttgcatgaagaaaaaaacatccgAGTGTTTTTTACCACCTGGGCTCAGTGCTGTGGAGCAGGCAGAAGTGTTTTTGGGGGAAATGTGGAATCACTGTCCCTAGTGTCCATATAGCTTGCTTGGATAGATAATCTCAGGAGAGATAAGAGGATGCTGATTACACATATTACTTCTGGGCACTGGCTGATGGCCCCTGCACAGTCTGGTCTATTTTTAAGCCATTTCATGGTGTAAAGAAGATAGAAAGTTTCTAAACCTTTCCCTGGCTGTCTGTGGGACTCTCCTTGCTGGCTGCAGTGGGGATGGTAGTGGCTCACGTGGGGTCAGGATTCAACCTGGACTTATTTTAGAGACAAACTCAAATGAATGTCCTCAGGTGCTGTTGGAGTGGTTGTATTCACAAAGTTTGAGCATTTAAAATATCCAAGTCCTCCTGCGCGGGCGTCTCAGCTCCTGGATTTGCCTCCCTTGAGGATTAACCTCTGAATTGTGTTGTTTCAGGAGGAGCTGCTCAGGGAGGGACTGTCGGACGCTACGATGGCCCCCAGCCCTTCTGATGAGCTCGGCCATGCCAGAAAGCCCCAAGATGCACTGGGCAGGGAAAACCCGTGCAGCCAAACCCCAAATTCCAGTACATCTCCCTGGAGCAAAGCACCGACTGCGCTGGGTGGacacagaaagcaggagaagagCGGGTGGGCAGCAGGGTCAGGGGGTGGTCCCGGCCCTCCCAAAGATGGGGAGAGCACGAGAGACGCTGGGCACCGTATGGAAGTTGTGGATGGCAGCTGGGCCCCCAGCGATGGGCCTCGTGCATGTGATTTGATGTCCTTAGAAGCGTGTCCCAAAAGTGCAAAGCCTGATGGAGCCAGTGGGGAAGGCAGGGAATCACAAGACCCCTTCGGACatccagaaaaagaggaagaaatgaaggagtgtaaaaaagagaaagaggactCTGAATATGAAAGCACAGTCCTGCAGCCTGTTGATTTAGAATTTTCTGAAAGTGGTGATGCCAACATGGAGCACGAACACAGCGAGCAGAAGCAAGGGAATTTGGTATGTCCAAAGGACTTTGGCGTTCCCAGAGAgggccctgtgcccacccccacTGCCATAACATCCCCCTGCCCAGGCAGATCAACACCAGTGCTGTCAGATGGGACTGGAACGGGCCCTCGGGGGCTTCCTGGTGAGGTGGCACCAAGCCTGGACACACTGCAAGAGCCCCGGGAGGCTCTGGCTGCCTCAGGTACAGAGACAAACAGTGTTGGTTTGGCACACACAGCCAGTCCAGCCGATGTGGGGTCACCCCGTGACGGCAAGTCGATGCTGCCGTTACCGGCTGCTCCCAGCCTTGTCTGTGGGGTGCAGCCAGACAGCATCACAGGCGACTTGGGACCTGCTGGAGAGACGCTCGGGGATGGCTTAGTACAGAAAGATGACGATCGTGCGCCCTCTGCAGAAAAGCAGGCGCCTGCTGGGAGCAAAACTGCCAGCACAGCTCACCTCGAGCCACTCTGTACCCAGGGACTGTCTCTAACTTTGTTGCCCGACTCCAGCTCTGTCTTCCTCACGTCTCTGGATGAAGCAACAGatcccggggctgctgcagagcaccaggaggCCACGGCAAGCGTCCAGTCTCCATCCCAGAGTGGCTTGGGAGGGAGCAGCTGCATTTCCCAAAGGTGTGGAGGCGACGTTTGTGCTGACCTCACTTCACTGAGCACCAGTGAATCAAACCCAGAAAGGAACAAGGTTTTGGTAGAAGAACAGTGTAGCAGCCCTTCTGGCAACCACCTAGGTGTGCTGGATGAGTCCTCGGGAGCAGGTGATGGCCAGGGCTTTACCTTGGACTTTACAGCCTTAGCAGGTGACTCTGAAGCTGAGGAGAGCGATGATGTGTGCCTCGGGAGTGACAAAACAAACACAGGGATGGTGACTAACACACCACAGGAGCCAGAGACCTCTCTTCATCACCTCCTGGAATCAGAGCCCTCCTCCTCAGTGAGAGAGGGGATGTCTTCCACGAAGGAGCCCTCCAGGCAGCAGCAAAGCTCTGCAAACGGTCTGTCCTCACCTGCCTGTGGAGGCTCAGCTCCTGCTTCTTCCCGCAAGCGGGACCCTCTCCCCCGTGGCAAAGACACAGACACCCCCCCACGCTCGTTAGAGCAAAGCAAGCAGGGGCCAGTCCTGTGCCAACACGGGAAGCCCTgcgagcaggcagctgctgcagaggtgaGTGTGGCTGCTGAGAGCCCAGGCTGCTCCTCAAAGCCCAGATATGCAGAAGAGGTGAAAAAAGACCCGGGTCAGTGCCGTGCAGAGCCAGCGGAGAGCTCCTCTGTGGCTGTGCTTGTGTCAGGTAACCCGAGCTCGCTGCCTCTTTCTCCTCCACACAGCCACAAGGCAGGTCTGCACAGCGTCGAGCCAGACTCGGTCCTCACCGTGCACCCCAAAACGTGTTCCCGCAGCGTGAACCTGGCTCCAGATGGTGCCCCAAGGCCCTACTGTGTGGGACAGCTGCCACCAGGCGCCTGCTCTGGGTGTGCCAGCCCcgaggaaaaagcagcagacatGGCAGTGAGCTATGAGAAGGAACCTATCCTGCAGGAAGATTCagaaggaggaagcagcagccCTCTCGCCAGTCCTGCATCTTTTTCAGAGGGGGAGTTGCTCGTGTCACTGTGCCAGCCCCGGTCTGTGTGCAACCACGGTGAGGCTGAGGCACCCGATGCGTTTCCTGATCTGCACGGTGCTGGCGTGGAGGCGGGAGAGGGAGGAAtcccccctctccccttcccaacgTGGCCGGCTCACGGGGGGCTCGCTGGAGAAAGCCTGGAGCTTAGCGATGCTGGAGATCTCCCGAGGGCAAAGCAGCTCCCCATCAAAGACAGACACGTGGGCTTGACCTCTGAAGATCTGTTTGAGACTTTCTCCAGCAATTCAAACcaggaatattttggggggactTCACAGTCCCTGTTTACAGCCGGGGGTTCCTACAGCACGAGATCCAGGGATGCTGCAGGCACAAGGACTAACTGCGACTCCTCCTCCGCGAGCTCGGTGCACGTGGAGGGGTGCAGTGAGGATTGGGGCTCGCTGGGCTGCTCGTGGGCTGAGCCAGGCTGGCCCGTTGGCCCAAGGGAAACCAACAGCGGGCACGTTCCACCATACGTCAATATTAGGGACAGCCAGGGGGTCGTCAGGGTCTGCCAGAACTTCGTGGTCACCAAAAAGTGCCCAAAAGAGAGGGTGGGAAATTCGCAGCCTTCCAAGGGGCACAGCCACGGTGCTGGGCAGTCTCATTTGTTAAGGTCACTGCGGGGGACTTGGAGGGGTTCTGAGGAAATCACCCAGCACACTTTGGACATGGAATGTCTCCGTTTCCATTATAAGCTAAAACAAATTCTAAGGAATGGGAAACTACCCTTTTCTACCTCCAAAAGCATCTTTCCACAAGACTTTTCTCCCCAGGTGATGTCTGAGACATTGCTTGTGCGAGAAGCTCCCGACCTGCTCTCCCTGCAGAGCAGGAGCCCTCTACAGGTGACGCTCCTGCCCTCGGACCCGCGGCCGAGCGGGCTCAGCCAGCCCCAGCGACGCAGCTGGCATGGGGACCCGTGTAGCCCGGGGCAGGACGCGCTCTGCGACGAGAGGAGCAGGGCCCAGACCACGAGCCAGGGCCGTGCGGCTCCCTTCCACCTCAGCCAGCTCAAGCACAAAAATAAGCTAAAGGACTTGCAGGGGGACATCGCCGTCATCCTCGACGAGTACGCCAAGTTGAACAGGgcgctgctgagcagggctgaggcggggagccggggcgcggggccggcggacGGGGAGGCGGCGAGCGAGCGGCCGCGCGCGTCCCTCCCGCGCAGGGTGGCCGCCTTCGAGGAGATGATCGCGGAGCTGTGCAGCACGCTGCGCTTCCGCCTGCTCAGCGTGGCCGAGGaggcctgcagcccccccggcatGTTCTACCTGGTGGAGACGGGCACGGACCCTTTCTTTGCAAGAGTGAAGGTAACAATCGGTCCCACCGGCCTGGACGGGGACGGGTGGCCCTGGGGTGAGAGCtgagggcagcaggagctggtgcaggaCAAGCTTGCTGAGCCCAACATGGGTGGCATTTGGTTTCCTTAAGCCAGGAGCCACCTCTTGCTGTTTCATCTTGGCTCCCACCACCAGAAATTAGAATCAtggaattgtttaggttggaaaaggcctttaagaccATCAAATCCAACACTGCCAAGCCcgccactaaaccacgtccccaagcaccatgtctacacgTCTTAAAAAcctgcagggatggtgactccgccccttccctgggcagcctgttccagtgcttgacaaacTTTTCAATGAATAAATTTTCCCTactatccaatctaaacctcccctggtgcaacttgaggctgttgcCTCTTGTCCCATGACTTTGAACATCCCCCAGGCCAAAACAGATCAGAGTTCATGCATGAACAGCCCAAACTCAACCCCCACAAGGTGGCTTTTGCTTGAGTTCTTGGTGATGGGTTGGAAACTCTGGGAGGGTGATTGCATGGGAGGATTCGCTGCTCTGAAATAGCAAAGAAGCCCAATGCATGGTACGGTGAGATGCTCAAGGGGGTTTTCTCAAAGGTTTTTGccatcaaaattaaattgctgCTTCCTCCTCCGCTGCCTGGAGCACACGGTGCCTTTGGCAACCAGACACCATAAGGTGCCCTTGACACCTGGTTGGGGGGTCGTTGTCTTGCTCCTCTGTCCTCATCCCCGGGCACGTGTGTGCTGGGAAGATACTCTCCATACAAACCTGCTTACACGATTTGTGTTTCAGACCTTGCTGAAGACAGACGGCCGCGTGGAGATCGAACCGCCGAGCTTCTGCGAAGCGGAACGCCTGGGCACTGACCGGCTGCTCGTCATCATCAGGAACGAGGACATTTCCTCACACATCCACAACGTAAGGCCTGagtctgtcctttttttttttttttttttgttctaccAGCACGATTTTTTAATATTAGGATTtgttttaaagggtttttttaattttacgcTATATATAGCTGCAGATTTAATTGTCAGTCTCAGCAGATACACTGTTCTCTCCACTTGAAAGAACAGTGCTTCACAAAGAGCTGTTAAAAACAAATAGTTCAAAAACATGAAGCCTGTCAGTTCTGCTGTCCTTCTGTCTCCCATTTTTAATCACTGAATAATGTGAGTAGCCCAGCTCAAAGGCGTTAGGCTGGGCTTATCTGGTGTAAAGCAGCAGTTTAGCCAGGCTTTGGCTCGTGGGCTGCAGTGAATAGTGCCGCAGACTTGAGCTGCCTGTAGCTCCCTGTATCACCATCCACGGCCTTGGGGTTGGTCTGTAGAGACACAAATGTTGGGGTGATGCAGATGAGGACAGGGTGGGCTCCCCAGCTCTCCTGAGAGCAGGTGTGAGCTGCAGAGAGGTGCAAATGCTGTTGAAATGCAGCTGTGTGTGCAAAAGCCTgtctgccctgagcaggtcccgTGCTTGCTGAAGCTAAAGCACTCTCCGAACGTGGTGTTTGCCGGAGTGGACAGCCCCGAAGATATAACAGGTCGCACATACCAGGAGCTGTTTCATACCGGTGGTTTCGTGGTGTCAGACAACGAGGTGCTGGAAATGGTAACGCTGGGTGAGTCTCGCTGCGGCCTCTCGCTTGGGTGCAGACACGCCGTGTGGGCTCCCGGCCTTGTCTGCTGGTTTGCTGACACCGTCTGAAAAGGTGCTGTCAGTGTCAGTGTCCTTGGCTCCCGCTTTAGGAGTGGCAATTCTTGCCCTCTGGTGGACACCTCAGACCCCATCTGGATTGTGGGTCTGGGTCAGGGCTCCCAAAAATATCTAAACACAGCGAGGGCCACCAAGATGACCGGGGGGGGTTGATTGCTatccggctgaacaggagccagcagtgtgcccagggggccaaggagggcaacggcatcctggcttgtgtcagcactggcgtggccagcagggacagggaagggatctgagccctgggctgggcactggggaggccgcccctcgctgagggggttcagttttgggcccctcaccccaaaaaggccattgaatgactcgagcgtggccagagaagggcaacggagctggggcagggtctggagcacaggtctgctggggagcggctgggggaactgggggggttcagtctggagaagaggaggctgaggggagacctcctggccctctgcaactccctgccaggagggggcagagaggggggatgagtctctggagccaaggccccagcgccaggccccgagggaatggcctcaagctgcccagggcagggtcaggctggctctgaggaaggatttctgtgcagaaggggctgttgggccttggaatgggctgcccagggcaggggggagtccccgggatccctggaggggttgaagagtcgggctgagccagcgctgagggatctgggggagttgggaacggtcagggggagggtcatgcttgggctggaggagctgcaagggcttttccaacccagatgattctgtgaagatggtcaggggctggagcaggagtTGTACAAGGAGAAGGGAGGGCAAGGGGGAGACCTTGGTTCTTTCTTCAGCCTCAGTAGGAAGGGGCAGAGGAAACTGAGCCACACTCCTCCTGGAGATGCGTCCTGATGGGACAAGAGGTGACTGGGACAAGTTTCACTTATCCTTTTAGatattgtggagaaaaaaaatcacagcaaatttGTTCAAATTGCCAGTACAGGATTCCAGTTTCACAACCCAGGTTGCGAGTCTCCagccttggagatattcaaaccTCACCTagacaaagccctgagcaacctcaGGTGGCCCAACTTTGAGCCAGGCTTGAGCCAGAGACACCCCCAGACACTTCCCTCCGCCCTCAGTCACCTCTGGCCCTTGCTGTCTCCCCAGACCAACTGAAGGAGGTGGTGAGGTTGCTGGAGAAACTGAACAGAAGCGGGAGGTGGAAGTGGCTCCTTCACTACAAGGAGAGCAAGAAGCTGAGAGAAGACATCAGGTAATGGCTCTGCGGTGGCACCCGTGTCACCCCCGCTGTCCTCAACGCACCCGCGTGGTGGAATGGGGTGTCCAGTCAGTGCAGGGACACGGGGCCAGTTAGGTGCCCTTGGTTGGGTGTTGGCTTCTTACAATACAGGTTTGAAGAGTTTTGTTTAAATAAGAATTTTCCTTATCGGTGAGAGACCGTGTGCCTCAAGTCTGGAATTGCTAGAGCTCAGCCTCTGAGCACTGGCAAATAAAGTGTGATAGatcttttacatttatttttttttaatacctataTGAGATGGAGCAGCAGGATGTGGGACCTGGAGAGGATCAGATGGCCTGAAACGTTGTGTCTTGCACGTGACCCGGGATGAGGCAGAGCTCTGGCAGCTGCCTCTTGCTCCCCGCTGTATCTCCATAAGGCAGTTCCCCCTTCTCTTTGGCAGAGACGCCCTTTGTGAGGGTTACAGCCTGCAAGGGGCTTCAGACAAGGCACAAATTTACTTTGAGGAGCTGCACATTCCGAAAGCTGCCTCTGCAAAGTgagctccctccccaccagctcaccccagctcctgcacacacacccccttaGCTTTGGGGTACCTTCCTGGGCTTCTCTCTGCCCTATTGtctctttgctgtttctttttctgtcccaTCACATGTGGGATTTGGGGGAGTGGTGAGGAGCTCTGAGCTTGTAACGTGGAGAGGAACCTGGGTGTCATGGGGAGTGCGTAAAATCAAACCCTGGTGGGAAAAGCAGAACTACTTCTGCTGCTATTTGCCACTCACTGTAGGTTATTTGCAACAGCGTGTATTTAAATGATGCAATTTGGAAAAGGGAAGTAAGACAGTGAATACTACCCGTTGAAATGTCCTACTTTTATTACATTTCAACTCGGAGAGGGAGGTTTTTATCAGGCAGGCTGCCTTTGTTAGTGCCAGATTATGGGCCAGAAAGGACAGCTTTCTAGTAACGACCTGCAAACAAAGAGGAAACTGGTTGATTCTCTCTGAGCAGAAAATGCTGCTCCCTCCCAAATGGGGAGAAATCTCAGATCCTCACCACGCTCAGCCTTCATCTGCGGTGACAGCACAGAGTAATCGTCCTGGAGACCTGGTTTTCAGTCCTCAAGTGTTGCAGAAGCTCAGTCAGGTGTTTCGTTGTAGTCTGTGAGACAAGGCCCCAACCTCCGCTGTGGAGCATCTTGTGCTCCATCCTTGGCACTCACGTGGCATCTCGTGATGTCAGTGTGGTGGGAGCACGAGCccctgtgtcatggtttaaactcAGATGACAactgagccccacacagctgcttgctcacttccccccccagggggatgggggagagaattggaagggtaaaagtgagaaaacttgtggctTGAGATCAAGACAGTTtgataggtaaagcaaaagcaaaccaggggattcattccccacttcccatgggcaggcggGTGCTCGGCCAGCTCCAGGACgtcagggctccatcacacgtaacggtgacttgggcagacaaacaccatcactctgaacgtcccccccttcctccttcctcccccagctctaCAGGCTGAGCATGATGCCGTAGGGGCTGGgacatcccttgggtcagctggggtcagctgtcccggctgtgtcccctcccagctccttgtgcccccccagccactcgctggtggggtggggtgaggagcagaaaaggccttggctctgtgtgagaGCTGCTCAGGGAGAACCGAAACATCCCTGCGTTAGCCACAccgtttccagcacaaatccaaaacacagccccataccagctaaATTAACTCTtcccccagccaaaaccagcacacccaGTCTGTCGGAGCTGCCTGGGAGCTGTTTTCCTGCTGCGTGCGTACGGTGACACTTCTGTCTCTGTTTAGTGCCGGGCAGCAAGTGGAGAAGCGCCCCCGAGGCTGGAAGAACCACAGACGGGGGGAAGGCAGGTCCTGTCCTACCCGGGGAGGGGAAGCCCCTCACCATTTCATCTTGCCCCTCTCCCAGCAGGGTGGACGCTAACACCCACAAGAAGCATTTGATCCTCAAATCGGGCCAAGGAGCCGATCTCATCGAGGTGCTGCACTACCACGCCTGCGACTCCGGGGGGTCCCCCAAGGCCGAGTACATCAGGTGCTTGTTGAACCTCCAGGTTCAGCACGTCAGCGCCAGGTTCGCCGTGTATCTCACAGGtaaggccgggctctgggctgctgtcctcaccccccccccccaaacaagcACCGTCTTGGATTAGcctgggagg from Athene noctua chromosome 3, bAthNoc1.hap1.1, whole genome shotgun sequence encodes the following:
- the TASOR2 gene encoding protein TASOR 2 isoform X4, whose product is MGERREEEIGGPGTGFHPESEESSSLLQTAVSVLQSSYLDSTSQDGFQYSQAILVENDVFLSELKAFAQAKEAAGYSQEELEETFAFLLFDNEAEAREVCQTGLRVNSSSISTLGDPAKGVYISKYADCLHPRPWYHGKSGYIVICKLIKGKVKVVSENYTTSYTCPSPGYDCHIAVSRNNTPSKTSHCQAFEQSQYYVYEVSDGSAAERPRQICPYIVIACQYREPKEMPVLALENLPELNHKALYCPWRGQLSIRGQLMCNIALRTPYSSTIPAQLPPNLDVYHVMGLSDLKKKLPEAAFGKKNYIENEVCFQGVYFSLYEVEISTKDQYKMDRLVENLKEKNLAIIKYLQDQGALILLTSSALARDDGFDPKEPDSLLALFLFTSSRSVCLRAEKPDPKGDRKDGDNNDISLKTTSVLPGLRYALQKASSSRGDTVNTSIRIKQHFQEYAKLDQNTQPTSGQNSEVPLSSVLSPSEDECTNPFKKNSEHSFSQLQCYLSDPSSYTLEMSAALGCLTGAVQSLCCDSVAGCKEDFSSAAPPDLVPPNTARKVRSENPEHTAGLDKSDEGPTKDINSASKLWVQQSRRKSSRAVVTRKKWSPLKMQKHPMGDSGKTRKATKKKKISFSFPKKPGVKASSNEPMLKLANLQFPHRRKRGAEVLSAEFVHKTQFEPVQKETSDPDDPSLETKRPKTLKTPVTKKVPVAETITKPLQCKMRKSVANNPSKPQAKKQAESGWKEPLSVLPGEVASQCHGSNSCTSETHPGGVADLGFDLKNDYKSHALNLLADLALGSCIPSFIPRDSRVFAVSCSPSSNSVKEQQSHHKHKSLRVASDHEYHRVDKLAKGATSTSKASPNQKVTPDEQRDLNNVVSIPREKNPGIFSKNNSVSPSSVNVKPHALLPTETQEAAEVNKHCFISAEHSYASQMPEHSKKHLYHGGAPYPGLVPFRNGTGNPQSGVLIGKVLPFRHQQNSTQLQRAFQALAMRHRNSLISPRQKEDFTKSHTVNIHGKSMKVTCHWEAEYLFNLDSRYTNDALERTVIRALHGPWDTDLPHDMKDVKLILHMWMALFYSQPSKLLSNTRKVVKHSNPEKYVSIHSTGDFLELSDDGEEWFELETCPADSRSDPDQTPSSSLDSSTHCQGVFHPEESPADSQTDTDGSAGVVDSTVSSSSGELSCGEEEPSSTSCCESLSLADESLAVKDKQLAVVPADCVCDVLTITAEELLREGLSDATMAPSPSDELGHARKPQDALGRENPCSQTPNSSTSPWSKAPTALGGHRKQEKSGWAAGSGGGPGPPKDGESTRDAGHRMEVVDGSWAPSDGPRACDLMSLEACPKSAKPDGASGEGRESQDPFGHPEKEEEMKECKKEKEDSEYESTVLQPVDLEFSESGDANMEHEHSEQKQGNLVCPKDFGVPREGPVPTPTAITSPCPGRSTPVLSDGTGTGPRGLPGEVAPSLDTLQEPREALAASGTETNSVGLAHTASPADVGSPRDGKSMLPLPAAPSLVCGVQPDSITGDLGPAGETLGDGLVQKDDDRAPSAEKQAPAGSKTASTAHLEPLCTQGLSLTLLPDSSSVFLTSLDEATDPGAAAEHQEATASVQSPSQSGLGGSSCISQRCGGDVCADLTSLSTSESNPERNKVLVEEQCSSPSGNHLGVLDESSGAGDGQGFTLDFTALAGDSEAEESDDVCLGSDKTNTGMVTNTPQEPETSLHHLLESEPSSSVREGMSSTKEPSRQQQSSANGLSSPACGGSAPASSRKRDPLPRGKDTDTPPRSLEQSKQGPVLCQHGKPCEQAAAAEVSVAAESPGCSSKPRYAEEVKKDPGQCRAEPAESSSVAVLVSGNPSSLPLSPPHSHKAGLHSVEPDSVLTVHPKTCSRSVNLAPDGAPRPYCVGQLPPGACSGCASPEEKAADMAVSYEKEPILQEDSEGGSSSPLASPASFSEGELLVSLCQPRSVCNHGEAEAPDAFPDLHGAGVEAGEGGIPPLPFPTWPAHGGLAGESLELSDAGDLPRAKQLPIKDRHVGLTSEDLFETFSSNSNQEYFGGTSQSLFTAGGSYSTRSRDAAGTRTNCDSSSASSVHVEGCSEDWGSLGCSWAEPGWPVGPRETNSGHVPPYVNIRDSQGVVRVCQNFVVTKKCPKERVGNSQPSKGHSHGAGQSHLLRSLRGTWRGSEEITQHTLDMECLRFHYKLKQILRNGKLPFSTSKSIFPQDFSPQVMSETLLVREAPDLLSLQSRSPLQVTLLPSDPRPSGLSQPQRRSWHGDPCSPGQDALCDERSRAQTTSQGRAAPFHLSQLKHKNKLKDLQGDIAVILDEYAKLNRALLSRAEAGSRGAGPADGEAASERPRASLPRRVAAFEEMIAELCSTLRFRLLSVAEEACSPPGMFYLVETGTDPFFARVKTLLKTDGRVEIEPPSFCEAERLGTDRLLVIIRNEDISSHIHNVPCLLKLKHSPNVVFAGVDSPEDITGRTYQELFHTGGFVVSDNEVLEMVTLDQLKEVVRLLEKLNRSGRWKWLLHYKESKKLREDIRVDANTHKKHLILKSGQGADLIEVLHYHACDSGGSPKAEYIRCLLNLQVQHVSARFAVYLTEKPSISREVLESKGILVADVNTFLEKMQEAAAPFRRSYW